The Primulina eburnea isolate SZY01 chromosome 18, ASM2296580v1, whole genome shotgun sequence genome segment AATACTCTCGTCCCTTCAGCTCTTCTGTAGGTGGCATCTTGTGATCAGGCGGGAATGTGATGAACTTTTCTTTCACCAAGAAGTCGAAAACTTCTTCGGTCTTTGATACATCGAATGTATACTGCATGTCTTTGGGGAGTTGGGAGTTGTTCTTCTCTGTTGGCTTCTTTTTTAGCAGCGGAACTGTGCAAGACCCGGCCGATTGCATCTCTGCCAATGCCACCTCTTCCACCTCCTGATAATAAGACCCCATAGTAGTTTTCTTCTTGTACGACTCTTTCCGCAAGAGTTCTTCGTATTCAGCCACTTTGGCTGCTAGCTCGAAGAAATCCCTGAACTCCATTCCCTGGAATTTCTTCCTTAGTTCAAAATCCAGCCCTTTTTGTGCCATTTTCACGAACTCTGTCTCCGGTAAGAACACCTTGCATCTATTCTTCAATCTTTTTGAATCTGTCGATAAAATATTCCACGGACTCTCCTTTCTTTTGAGTGACTCTCGATAAGTCGGCAATGCACACTTCTGGTTCTGTTCTGTAGAATTGAATGTGGAATTGTCTTTCCATttcttgccaactcatcatGGAATTTCTGGGGAGTGAGGCATACCAAGCGAATGCGGTTCCAGTGAGGGAATTTGGGAATAGCCGCAACTTTAGATTGTTGAAGTTCTCCAAGTTGGCTAACTCCCCGCATTGAATGGTGAATCTGGCTATGTGTTCCATGCTGGACTGGCCATCTTCCCCGGAGAACAAACTGAAATCATGAACTCTATAACCCCTTGGATATGGGTTATTAATGTCTATGTAGTCTGGATAGGGTTTGTGGAACTCTGGGCTGCCAATTTGTTTCAAGGCCGGCCCATACAGCTCTTGAACAGCTTCTTTCACCATTTCTGGATCAATCCCGTGCATGTTCCGAGCGGGGAGTTGTTGATGGTAGTAATTTGCCCCCCGAGCCTGGAACCTGCATTTAGACCAAAATTACCTCCTGGGAAGCCCACATCTACTCCTTGATAATCCATGTGTGACATATCTTCATACACTCCCGGTTGGTATAGAGGATTGGTCACGCTGTACACTTGACTACCTGGTTGTTTCGAGCTCCCCACTCCATGAGCACGTGGATATGGCTGAGCCCTCCCTCCTAGGCTTTCTTCTCTCTTGTGAGGTGGTGTATACCTTTTTTCTGGTTGATTTGGGAGAGTACACTCTGGGCGGCAAGGATCGCCAGCCCTTGAGTTTCCAACTCCCTGGTCGAACTCATGGACTTGGTTACTTCCCTGACCAGTCTCTTTGACAGTGATATTTTGCTCCCCTCGGGTAGACTGGTTCGGTTTACTCAGTAGAGTCTTTAAACAATCAGACATGGCTTTAGATAATGCCACTGAGATCTCTTCAATCTTTATGGCGGTCAACTCTTCCACCACTCTGTCTGAAACTTGATCATATGTAATAGGAATCTGCAGCAGATCTACTTCTTCAGCCTGTGGTTCGACAGTAGGTTGCTCTGGCTGTGGAACCTGAGACGTTCCCTCTTGATTAGCCAGAGACTCCCCGCTCTCCTGACTgacgttttcttttcttttggcgGCATAGTGCGGTCCAACCGGGTgtgccaaaaatatgtttgcacaaaATTTGGTGTTGtgggcgtgccaggtgcgaagtgcaccaatttgcgtaaaaacaacgaaaatctaacttctaaaaactTGACGATTATGGATACTAAATTCGACCgtcggttctaatctcctaaaatGACTACGAcgccaaaataaagaaaactacTGGAATTTGGGGAATAAACTCCTGACATCATTTATATTTTCAACAAACAGTAGGAATTTACAAAATATGGAAATATAACACAAATAATTGCTGAAATCTAGAACTAGAAGACGCTAGAAATGTACTGGAAATACTTGAAAACTAGTGCAATGAAAGATTGAATTTTGCAGAGAGTATTTGCAGATTTTGTCTGTGTAGTTGAGCTGTGTGTGTCCTGTCGTCTGTGTGCCGATCTCTTTTTCTTCCCAGCGTGTTGTGCCGTTTCTCTCCACTCCCCCATGATCTCCTCCTATTCGCTCCACGATCTTCTCCTTTTTCCACGATCTTTTTGACTTATCTGAATTAATTTGAATCGATGAAAATTTGTCCGCCACATTTGATGGGCTTGTAATTTAATTTGACTTGTAATTTAATTGGGCttccataattaattatttttagcccaaacacAAGGGGTTGAAAAatttatgaacaatatttttGTATGTATGTACTTGAAtgattgttgttgttgttgttgttgaaaCCACATATAATGATACGTAGCTCTAAGCTCACATGTCTATTCACGGATGAAAAATCGATACGACATATTGAAATTAtaatactaatatatgatatttgaatatCAATTCTTCCAAATCTTATAAAAAAAAGATTTTGAGTATAAACATTTTCTCATGACATGGACAGACCTCTCACTCGAGTTTAAGTTTGAAGATTTAAATAACTTACTCTATGATTAAaccttttatattttatttgttgaATGACTTAAAGCATATTAATGAATACTGATAGGTCCAATTGTATTAGTTGGCCGAGTTAAAGCCCAAGTTGCTTGTAAAAGCCCAAGCCCACTAGGCGCTCTCAAaattcctataaatagaggatGTCTCTCATTATTCAAGGTATGCTCTCATTTTTCCTCTGAAGCTCTTGAGTTCTCTGAGTTTTCTCTGAATTGtttactgacttgagcgtcagaGTGCCTACGCCGGGAATCCTCGCGGCGCTTCTTGACGAGTGTTCGTGACGCAGGTGACACCCAGCGATTTACCGTGTATTGTCTACGTGGATCCGTTTACCGACCAGGTGAGCTCCTTTACGGGCCAAGTGGACAAGTTTGCTAACCAGTCAGATCTCGCTTGTGCAGTCTACGCGACTCATTTATTTTAGCTGCATCagcttggcgccgtctgtgggaaagtTACTTCGTCACTCGAGGATGCACACTCGTTCGCATTCTTCTCGCGATGCTAATAGGGAGGGGCTCCCACCTCAGCCTCCTCCGCAGCAAGAAATGCTCATCACCCGCGAAGCATTGGAGGCCTTGGTTAAAGAAACAGCCGCTCGCGCCACGGCCGAAGCAGTTGCTCAGGCGCTAGCGCACCGCCAACATGCTGGTACCAGTGAGACAACTCCTGGCGACAATTCATCTTCTCGTGACCCTGACAAAACGTTAGGGAACAAGGATGACGCGGGCAGAGAAGCTGAATCAGATGGTTGAACTCATCGTCCCCACACACATAGAGAAAGTGTCACACTCCCTACTTACGCACAGGGATCGCGCACTTTGAGTGGACAAGATAGTCGCCTAGCCGTCTTACCAGCTCGGCGGAGCCCTTTTACCACCGCCATATTGGCCGAGTCATTGCCAGCAGGAACGAAAATCCCCAACTTGCCAGAGTATGATGGAACAGGCGACCCGCAAGAGCATCTCCACAAATTTTATGCGAGAGCTGACTTGTACGATATCAGCGATGCCGCTTACTGCAAGATCTTCCGAACTACGCTAGCTGGCCGAGCGCTTGCTTGGTTCAACAAGCTCCCCTCAGGGACCATAGATAGTTTGGAGAACCTGACTCAGCGTTTCCTCCACCAATTCTCTATCAATAAGAAGTACCCAAAAACTGCAGCTTACTTGTTTACTGTAATTCAGAAAGATGGTGAGGGCCTGCGTGAATACGTACAACGATTGACGCAGGCTGTGCATGAAGTTCCCCATGTTAACCATGACCTGTTAGCCGGAATAATGCAGCAGAACCTCCGCCACAGGAAATTCAAGGAATCGATAGCTGGGAAACCCCCTCACTCATTGGAGGAATTGTTGGAGAGAGCCGAAAAATATATACGAATAGAGGAGGCTATCGAACCGAGGTACTTGGGGAAAAGAAGAAGGGAAGAAGAGAGATCGGAAGGGGTAAGAAGAGAGGAGAAGCGAACAGCTCAAAGCCCACGGCTCCAGTATACTCCTCTGAAGGCACGTTTGTCAGAGATACTGGTGGTGGCAGAGCAACAGGGTTTGTTACAACCCCCGCGTCCAATGAAGGAAAATCCTAAGCGTCAGAGATCTGACAAGTATTGTCGTTTCCACAAAGATAAAGGTCATTCCACCGAAGATTGTTTCAGCCTTCGGGCTGAGATAGAAAAGTTGATCGAGCGAGGACATTTAAGTGACTACGTGGATAGGCGTCGTGGTCAGCAGCGAGACAAGAGGCGTCGTGACGACGATCGTCCACGTGGGCAGAGACAGGAGCAGGGTGAGATGAGCGAGAAAGCCAAGCATAGAGATGAGAACCTGCCCACTGGGGGCATCATATCTGTTATAACTGGAGGGCCCGCTTGCGGAGATTCAAACCGTGCAAGAAAAAATCTCGCGCGCGCCGCCAGAGCAGATCACACTTCCTCGCACTTAGCCGCGATTCAGCCGATAAACGAAGTATCGATGACAGATGTTGACATGACTTTTGGGGGTGAGGATTTGGAATCCCCTCGGGGAGAACACAACGATGCCTTAATAATTTCTGCTATGATTTCTAATTTTtgggtaaaaaaaatattgatagaCTCAGGAAGCTCGGCAGACATCATTTTTCATGAGGCATTCCAGAAGCTGGGTCTAGGCAATGTTCAACTAGCGCAAGTGAAAACACCTCTCGTCGGTTTTGCAGGAGAAGTAGTTGAAGCAATGGGAGAAGTTACTCTACCCATTTCATTGGGATCTTATCCAAGGCGGAGCACGAAAATGGTAAAGTTTCTAGTGGTGAAAGCTCCCTCGGCATACAACGTAATACTAGGCCGTCCAAGCCTAAACTTGTTTCGCGCCATCGCGTCCACTTATCACATGAAATTGAAGTTCCCGACTTCTGACGGAACAGGAGAAGCAGTTGGAGATAGCAGGCTTGCTAGGGAATGTCATGCTTCTATTTTACAAGACGCGGTGGAAACTCGGAGGAGGCAAGGACCCGGGATAGATTCCATAAAAGGGAAGAAGCAAAAGCTTGAGCAAGATTCAAGTGACAATGGAATACACCTGGTAGAGGGGAAGTCAGAGGACAGAGAAAGAATGACCGCAACGGAGGCTCTCAAGCGCATTGAAATAGTACCAGGTGACCCAAAAAGAACCCTCAAGATCGGATCCGATCTGTCAGAAGAGGTGGAGAGCGCTTTAGTAGCTTTTTTGCAACGCAACACCGATGCATTCGCCTGGGGTGACGGGCCGTTACCTGGGATACCCCCTGAGTACGCGCTCCATCATCTTAATGTGAATCCACAGATGAAACCAATTAAGCAAAAAAAGAGGTCTTTTGGCCCAGAGAAAAACAAACATATAGCCGAAGAAGTTGAAAAACTCATAAGAGCCAACTACGTCAGACCTGTGTCATACCCGGAGTGGTTGGCAAATGTTGTTCTAGTCCCAAAAAACGGTGGAAAATGGTGTCTTTGCATAGATTTCACTGATTTAAACAAGGCATGCCCCAAAGATCTTTTCCCATTACCTCGAATCGATTTATTGGTTGACTCGACTGCAGGATGCGAACTGCTCAGTTTTCTCGATGCCCACCAAGGGTACAATCAGATAAGATTGGCAcccgaagatcaagaaaaagcAAGTTTCATCACCGATCGAGGGATCTATTGCTATGAGGTGATGCCCTTTGGACTTAAGAACGCTGGACCAACATATCAGCGATTGGTGAACAAGATGTTCGCGAACATGATTGGGAGGAACATGGAAGTATATATAGACGACATGCTTGTGAAAAGTGTTCAGGCAGTCAAGAATGTGGATGACCTCGAAGAATGTTTTGGAGTGTTACGAAAGAATCAAATGAAGCTGAATCCAGAAAAATGTTCTTTCGGTGTGCGGGGTGGCAAGTTCCTTGGATTCATGGTTTCGCAAAGAGGAATAGAAGCAAACCCCGAGAAGATAAAGGCGATCTTGAGCATGAGTCCGCCACGAAGTGTGAAAGGGGTACAAGAATTAATGGGGAGAATGACTGCGTTGAATCGTTTCATTTCTAGAGCTGCAGACAAAGGTCTGCCCTTTTTCAGAATTCTAAGACAGGGAAAGGGGTTCAAGTGGTCGGAAGAATGCCAGCAGGCATTCGAAGAGCTGAAGAAGTATTTGACTACACCACCACTTCTAACAAAGCCCCAATCGTGGGACACGTTGTTGCTCTATCTGGCAACCTCGTCCGACGTGATCAGTGCTATGCTCGTGGTGAATGTGGGAAGAGAGCATAGACCCGTATATTACGTCAGTCGGACATTGCAAGGGGCAGAGCTCCGATATACCAACATTGAGAAATTAGCGCTAGCCTTAGTAACTGCAACGAGGAAATTACGCCCATACTTACTATGTCACCAAGTGGTCGTGCTTACCAATCACCCTCTCAAGCAAGTGCTATCTGGTCTAGAGGCATCTGGACGAATGGTAAAGTGGGCTGTTGAGCTGAGCGAATTTGGAATTGAATTTCAACCTCGCCCAGCTATTAAAGCACAGGTCCTCGCAGATTTTCTCGTTGAAATTACAACTAATGAAGCAGAGTGCTCCATCCCAACTTGGGTGGTTTATGTGGACGGATCCTCCACCGTGCATGGGAGTGGAGCCGGGGTGGTGCTAGAGAGTCCTCAAGGTGATATATTTCAGTATTCtatcaaattgttgttttctgcaTCAAACAATGAGGCCGAGTACGAAGCGCTCATAGAAGGAATTAAGTTGGCCCTATCGGCAGGAGCGAGAAGTTTAGTGGTGCATAGTGATTCCCAGTTGGTCGTTAACCAGGTCAAGGGAACTTATGAAGCCAAAGAGGAAAAGATGACCAAGTACGTGACTCGGGTCAATGAGTTACTCGCTCTTGTAGAGAGTTATGACATAAAACAAGTGCCTAGGGCAAAAAATGAAGTGGCAGACCGTCTAGCTAAATTAGCTAGTTCTTGGACAAACATCGACAGTAGGAAGATCACCTTCTTGACAATCAGTAAGGAGGAAGCAGAAGAGACCACATGCAATATATTGTGCTTAGAAGGACAAGAACCAAGTTGGAAAGACGAAATTCTTACCTACCTAAAGCACAACGATCTTCCCCAAGATCCTGCCGTCGCACGCAAGCTAAGGGTAAGAGCTGCGCGATTCACAATCATAGATGGAGAGCTCTACAAACGAGGCTATAGTCAACCATTTCTGAAGTGCCTATCTCCGAGCAAGGCTAATTACGTTCTCCGCGAGATCCACGAAGGGATTTGTGGAAACCACTTAGGAGGGAAAGCATTGGCCGGGAAAACCTTACGGCAAGGTTACTTTTGGCCGACCATGAAGAAAGACGCATTAGAATTGGTGAAGCACTGTCGAGCTTGCCAAGAGCATGCCAATCTCCACCATCAACCCGCGACGTTGCTGCAACCACTGGAAAGTCCCCTGCCTTT includes the following:
- the LOC140819221 gene encoding uncharacterized protein, producing MHTRSHSSRDANREGLPPQPPPQQEMLITREALEALVKETAARATAEAVAQALAHRQHAGTSETTPGDNSSSRDPDKTLGNKDDAGREAESDARRSPFTTAILAESLPAGTKIPNLPEYDGTGDPQEHLHKFYARADLYDISDAAYCKIFRTTLAGRALAWFNKLPSGTIDSLENLTQRFLHQFSINKKYPKTAAYLFTVIQKDGEGLREYVQRLTQAVHEVPHVNHDLLAGIMQQNLRHRKFKESIAGKPPHSLEELLERAEKYIRIEEAIEPRYLGKRRREEERSEGVRREEKRTAQSPRLQYTPLKARLSEILVVAEQQGLLQPPRPMKENPKRQRSDKYCRFHKDKGHSTEDCFSLRAEIEKLIERGHLSDYVDRRRGQQRDKRRRDDDRPRGQRQEQGEMSEKAKHRDENLPTGGIISVITGGPACGDSNRARKNLARAARADHTSSHLAAIQPINEVSMTDVDMTFGGEDLESPRGEHNDALIISAMISNFWVKKILIDSGSSADIIFHEAFQKLGLGNVQLAQVKTPLVGFAGEVVEAMGEVTLPISLGSYPRRSTKMVKFLVVKAPSAYNVILGRPSLNLFRAIASTYHMKLKFPTSDGTGEAVGDSRLARECHASILQDAVETRRRQGPGIDSIKGKKQKLEQDSSDNGIHLVEGKSEDRERMTATEALKRIEIVPGDPKRTLKIGSDLSEEVESALVAFLQRNTDAFAWGDGPLPGIPPEYALHHLNVNPQMKPIKQKKRSFGPEKNKHIAEEVEKLIRANYVRPVSYPEWLANVVLVPKNGGKWCLCIDFTDLNKACPKDLFPLPRIDLLVDSTAGCELLSFLDAHQGYNQIRLAPEDQEKASFITDRGIYCYEVMPFGLKNAGPTYQRLVNKMFANMIGRNMEVYIDDMLVKSVQAVKNVDDLEECFGVLRKNQMKLNPEKCSFGVRGGKFLGFMVSQRGIEANPEKIKAILSMSPPRSVKGVQELMGRMTALNRFISRAADKGLPFFRILRQGKGFKWSEECQQAFEELKKYLTTPPLLTKPQSWDTLLLYLATSSDVISAMLVVNVGREHRPVYYVSRTLQGAELRYTNIEKLALALVTATRKLRPYLLCHQVVVLTNHPLKQVLSGLEASGRMVKWAVELSEFGIEFQPRPAIKAQVLADFLVEITTNEAECSIPTWVVYVDGSSTVHGSGAGVVLESPQGDIFQYSIKLLFSASNNEAEYEALIEGIKLALSAGARSLVVHSDSQLVVNQVKGTYEAKEEKMTKYVTRVNELLALVESYDIKQVPRAKNEVADRLAKLASSWTNIDSRKITFLTISKEEAEETTCNILCLEGQEPSWKDEILTYLKHNDLPQDPAVARKLRVRAARFTIIDGELYKRGYSQPFLKCLSPSKANYVLREIHEGICGNHLGGKALAGKTLRQGYFWPTMKKDALELVKHCRACQEHANLHHQPATLLQPLESPLPFAQWGMDLVGPFPPATGQRKFLIVAVDYFTKWVEAEALAKISEKEVISFLWKNIVCRFGILRALISDNGTQFSGRKLKEWCEGLSIRQFFTSVGNPQANGQTEVTNRTILQHLKTRLGKAKGNWVEELPSALWAYRTTPRSSTGESPFNLVHGVEAVAPAEIGETSLRVKQYMQLENDQALRASLDMIDELRDEASVRAERYRARMA